A segment of the Lusitaniella coriacea LEGE 07157 genome:
GCAACAAAACCGTATAAAAACAAACCCCCCAACCAAAAGTAGAGAATTTGCCATAGGGGAAGTTTGTAAATATAGAAGCTAATATCTTGGGTAAAGATCGGATCGGTTTTTTTGAAGGGAATGGCGTTGAAGGACTGTAGGATTTGCGCCCAATTCCCCGACACCACAAAGCCAAACAGCAAACTCATTCCCAGCGCGATCGCCCACAGGCAAAATTGAGGATTGATGAGTAAGAATACGATAATCCCGGCAACGATGGATAGGGTGCCAATCAAAGCAGTTTGCTGCTGGTTAATGACTGCGGGTAAGGTTTCGAGGAATGCCTTGAAGCTCAAAGGAGGGGGAACATTGGGGGTGGCGTTGGGCAGGTTATAGTCCGGATGCCAAATATCGAGAGCCAAAGTGCCACAATTAATCAAGATAAACCCAACTAAAAGGCAGAGGGCAAAAACGAGGGGCAACAGAACCCTTAACTGCATGGGAAATTGAATGAGAGATCGAGACGTGCCAGGGTGTAGAGCCTTGAGGTCTGCCTCGTTCCATTGAATGGGATACTCCCATTTAAAGCGATTCGCCAGCACTAAATTGCTCGCTAAAAACACAGCAGAACCCACCGTCGCGATCGCCCACAAACCCAATTGAGTTCTCAATCGCACTAATAGAGTTGAGAGGTAGCCTAATTTTTCAAACCAAAGGACTTCGACACTCAGGGTAGCAACCAAATCGAAGGCAAGCAAAATCCCAAGTACAACAACGACAACTCGAAATCCTCGGTTTTTCAAGAACATTTTTCCCGTTTCCCCATATCTCCGTGTCTGAGAAGATTCCCCAGACCCCCTGCATAAAGGGGTAGCTGGCGAAGGTATTTTGTAGGGTGGGCAATGCCCATCCGTCTTAAGTTAGCGCTATTCAATTTAAGATAAAGTTCCCCCTTCAATAAAGGTGGGGTTAGGGGAAATTGCAAGAGTTAAATTCTAACTAAATTGCTCCTCTGTTTCTAAATTAAACAACATTTGCAAGGATTGGAGGCAGCGCTGACGGGCTTCAATATCTTGTTGCGATCGCAATTGCACCATCGGTTCGTGGAGAATCTTGTTCACAATTCCCCGCGTGAGCGCTTCGATGATTTCTTGGTGTTTTTCGGCAAATTCGCTACCGAGGCGAGACAGAGCCTTTTCGAGTTCTTGCTCGCGAATTTCTTCAACCTTACTGCGCAAACAGCTAATGGTGGGAACGGTTTCGAGGGAGCGCTGCCATACTTCAAAGGCGTTGACTTCTTCTTCGAGCAATACTTCGGCTTCTTGAGCCATTTTCCGGCGACTTTCGGTATTTTGCTCGACAACCGCTTTGAGATCGTCCACGTTATAGGTGCGAATGAATTCTATTCCATCCACATCGGCATGAACGTTGCGCGGAACAGAGATATCAATCAGCATCAATTCCCGTTCCGGAGAGCAGCATCCTTCCAATTTGGCGCGGTCTAGGATGGGTTCGGTTGCTCCGGTGCTGGTAAAGACAATATCGGAGGCGGCGACGGTTTCTAGCATCTGGGGCAGTCCGAGGAGTTCCAAGGATGCGTGGGAAAACTGTTTGGCAAGTTCTTGAGCGCGTTTGGGGGAGCGGTTGACAATGGTGATTTGCTCGACTCCCTTGGCGAGGAGGT
Coding sequences within it:
- a CDS encoding glutamyl-tRNA reductase → MNILVVGLSHKTAPVEIREKLSIPEAKLEDAIAHLRSYPHIEEVALLSTCNRLEIYAIAKESQPGVTEIVQFLSETGKIPLHQLRRHLFMLLHQDAMRHLMRVAAGLDSLVLGEGQILAQIKTTHKLANKYKGLGRLLDRLFKQAITAGKRVRTETSIGTGAVSISSAAVELAQIKADNLSASRATIIGAGKMAQLLVKHLLAKGVEQITIVNRSPKRAQELAKQFSHASLELLGLPQMLETVAASDIVFTSTGATEPILDRAKLEGCCSPERELMLIDISVPRNVHADVDGIEFIRTYNVDDLKAVVEQNTESRRKMAQEAEVLLEEEVNAFEVWQRSLETVPTISCLRSKVEEIREQELEKALSRLGSEFAEKHQEIIEALTRGIVNKILHEPMVQLRSQQDIEARQRCLQSLQMLFNLETEEQFS